A genomic stretch from Aminobacter aminovorans includes:
- a CDS encoding pilus assembly protein TadG-related protein, whose amino-acid sequence MFKAILSRLVEFRSSKKGNMATMFALSLPIGLAAAALAVDEGSLYVERREAQSVTDLAAIYAAANIAKADAAVLKVFNNNKQNNVVLVDGSTPQTLAVGYQRVRVEKGRYAADPNVSAATRFVVGATPPNAVRVTYTKDGTTYFANALMGERKIVTSAVATAPAEAAFSVGSRLASLNGGLLNSVLGGLLGTTLSLNVMDYNALLGVDVNALQFIDALKTGLNLTAGTYNEVIEAEATVGQILSALATVNKDRDADIALNKLLGSRIPGSLKVPLKNYIDLGAIGKLATGRGAAGLDADVGIMELISAAAAIANGNNQVAVDLGAGVPGLLGVKLNVAIGEPPQGYSWFAVGEPGKIVRTAQTRLQLVVTVGGSGGLVDSVLGGSVRVPLYVELAYAEAELKSVSCPTGKPASAIVTVAAQPGVAEIWLGDINPAELKVFTKRPVVQPAQLVKLNPVGLNVLTVDVKGAANVRIGNMTPSNLTFNKSDIDARTIKSVSTRNLTQSLTASLLSGLTLDIDLKVLGLGLGLFVPTDAAVKSAIIGLLSGVTAPIDGLLYNVLALVGVKVGEADVRVHGVNCGRSVLVL is encoded by the coding sequence GTCGTTGCCGATCGGCCTGGCTGCGGCGGCCCTGGCCGTCGACGAAGGCTCGCTTTATGTCGAGCGTCGCGAGGCTCAGTCGGTCACCGACCTGGCGGCGATCTATGCGGCGGCCAACATCGCCAAGGCCGACGCAGCGGTACTGAAGGTCTTCAACAACAACAAGCAGAACAATGTCGTCCTGGTTGACGGCTCCACGCCTCAAACGCTCGCAGTCGGCTATCAGCGCGTACGTGTCGAAAAAGGCCGCTATGCCGCTGACCCCAATGTCTCAGCCGCCACGCGCTTCGTCGTCGGCGCCACCCCACCGAATGCCGTGCGCGTGACCTACACGAAGGACGGCACGACCTACTTCGCCAATGCGCTGATGGGCGAGCGCAAGATTGTCACCAGCGCAGTCGCCACGGCGCCGGCCGAGGCCGCCTTCTCCGTAGGCTCCAGGCTTGCCAGCCTCAATGGCGGCCTGCTCAACAGTGTCCTCGGCGGCCTGCTGGGCACGACCCTGTCGCTCAATGTCATGGACTACAATGCGCTGCTGGGCGTCGACGTCAACGCGCTGCAGTTCATCGACGCCCTGAAGACCGGGCTGAACCTGACGGCGGGCACGTATAACGAGGTTATCGAGGCCGAAGCGACAGTCGGGCAGATCCTGTCGGCCCTGGCAACGGTCAACAAGGACAGGGACGCCGACATTGCCCTGAACAAACTCCTGGGTTCTCGCATCCCGGGCTCGCTCAAGGTGCCGCTCAAGAACTACATCGACCTCGGCGCGATCGGCAAACTGGCGACGGGCCGTGGCGCCGCTGGGCTGGATGCCGATGTCGGCATCATGGAGCTGATAAGCGCTGCAGCCGCGATCGCCAACGGCAACAACCAGGTCGCCGTCGATCTCGGTGCCGGCGTGCCGGGCCTGCTTGGCGTCAAGCTGAACGTTGCCATAGGCGAACCACCGCAAGGATACAGCTGGTTTGCGGTGGGCGAACCGGGCAAGATCGTACGCACGGCACAGACCAGGCTGCAACTCGTCGTCACCGTCGGCGGCTCCGGTGGACTGGTCGACAGCGTGCTGGGCGGATCGGTGCGCGTGCCGCTCTATGTCGAACTGGCATATGCCGAGGCCGAGCTCAAAAGCGTCTCCTGCCCCACCGGCAAGCCGGCAAGCGCAATCGTCACCGTTGCTGCCCAGCCAGGAGTGGCGGAGATCTGGCTTGGAGACATCAACCCGGCGGAACTCAAGGTCTTCACCAAAAGACCGGTTGTACAGCCGGCGCAACTGGTAAAACTCAACCCGGTTGGCCTCAACGTGCTGACTGTCGATGTCAAGGGCGCCGCCAATGTGCGGATCGGCAACATGACACCGTCGAACCTCACCTTCAACAAGAGCGACATCGACGCCCGCACCATCAAGTCGGTCTCGACACGCAACCTGACGCAGTCGCTGACCGCCTCGCTGTTGAGCGGACTGACGCTCGACATCGATCTCAAGGTGCTGGGTCTTGGCCTCGGGCTGTTCGTGCCGACCGACGCCGCGGTCAAATCCGCCATCATCGGGCTGCTGTCAGGGGTGACGGCGCCCATCGACGGACTGCTTTACAACGTTCTTGCGCTGGTGGGCGTGAAGGTCGGCGAAGCCGATGTCCGTGTTCACGGCGTCAACTGCGGCCGTTCCGTTCTCGTGCTCTGA
- a CDS encoding ABC transporter ATP-binding protein, with translation MAGETILSVKDLRVRFRTLDGMVEAVKGINLHVDAGETVAVVGESGSGKSQTMMAAMSLLASNGEATGVVDYRGTNLLTLGKSELNKVRGRKISMIFQEPMTSLDPLYTIGNQLMEPIRKHRGLSGAEARAEALRLLELVKIPDPERRLKSYPHEMSGGQRQRVMIAMALANDPDILIADEPTTALDVTIQAQILMLLAELQRKLGMAIVFITHDLGIVRRFADRVYVMRYGEVVEEGKADELFANPQHDYTKMLLAAEPTGRKSPPADNAPILLEGRNVEVEFKIGGGFLAGPPMLLRAVDRISVMLKQRQTIGIVGESGSGKSTLGRALLRLLPSQGMIRFGDKDLSKADRAEMRPLRRELQLVFQDPFGSLSPRMTVGQIITEGLLVHEPSLSTKERDKRAVEALLEVGLSPETRNRYPHEFSGGQRQRIAIARAMILKPKVVVLDEPTSALDRSVQKQIVELLRKLQADHDLSYLFISHDLAVVRAMSDYIIVMKQGKIVEEGPTEEIFGAPREAYTKTLMAAAIDETKFRQSA, from the coding sequence ATGGCTGGAGAAACGATCCTTTCGGTCAAGGACCTGCGCGTGCGCTTCCGCACGCTCGACGGCATGGTGGAAGCGGTGAAGGGCATCAACCTTCACGTCGATGCCGGCGAGACTGTTGCCGTGGTCGGTGAATCCGGCTCCGGCAAGAGCCAGACGATGATGGCGGCGATGAGCCTGCTGGCATCCAACGGCGAGGCTACCGGCGTCGTCGATTACCGTGGCACGAACCTGCTGACACTCGGCAAATCGGAACTCAACAAGGTCCGCGGCCGCAAGATCAGCATGATCTTCCAGGAGCCGATGACCTCGCTCGATCCGCTCTACACCATCGGCAACCAGCTGATGGAGCCGATCCGCAAACATCGCGGGTTGAGTGGTGCGGAGGCGCGCGCCGAAGCGCTCAGGCTGCTCGAACTGGTCAAGATTCCCGATCCCGAGCGGCGCCTGAAGTCCTACCCGCACGAAATGTCGGGCGGCCAGCGCCAGCGTGTGATGATCGCCATGGCGCTGGCCAACGATCCCGACATCCTGATCGCCGACGAGCCGACCACAGCACTCGACGTGACGATCCAGGCGCAGATCCTGATGCTGCTTGCGGAACTTCAGCGCAAGCTCGGCATGGCGATCGTCTTCATCACCCATGACCTCGGCATCGTCCGGCGCTTTGCCGACCGTGTCTATGTCATGCGCTACGGCGAAGTGGTGGAGGAGGGCAAGGCCGACGAACTGTTCGCCAACCCGCAGCACGACTACACCAAGATGCTGCTGGCGGCGGAGCCGACCGGTCGCAAGTCGCCACCTGCCGACAACGCGCCGATCCTGCTGGAAGGGCGCAATGTCGAGGTTGAGTTCAAGATCGGTGGTGGTTTCCTTGCAGGCCCGCCGATGCTGCTGCGCGCGGTCGACCGCATTTCGGTGATGCTCAAGCAACGTCAGACGATCGGCATCGTCGGCGAATCCGGTTCAGGCAAGTCGACGCTTGGCCGTGCCTTGCTCCGGCTCCTGCCCAGCCAGGGCATGATCCGCTTTGGCGACAAGGATCTGTCAAAGGCCGATCGCGCCGAGATGCGTCCGCTGCGCCGGGAGCTTCAGCTGGTGTTCCAGGATCCTTTCGGCTCCTTGTCGCCGCGCATGACGGTCGGCCAGATCATCACTGAAGGCCTGCTCGTGCACGAACCGTCGCTCTCGACCAAGGAACGAGACAAGCGGGCGGTCGAAGCGCTGCTGGAGGTCGGCCTCTCGCCCGAAACGCGCAACCGTTATCCGCACGAGTTCTCCGGCGGCCAGCGCCAGCGTATCGCAATAGCGCGGGCAATGATCCTCAAGCCCAAGGTCGTCGTGCTCGACGAGCCGACCTCGGCGCTCGACCGGTCGGTGCAAAAGCAGATCGTCGAGTTGTTGCGCAAGCTGCAGGCCGACCACGATCTTTCATATCTGTTCATCAGTCACGATCTGGCGGTGGTGCGCGCCATGTCGGACTACATCATCGTGATGAAGCAGGGAAAGATCGTCGAGGAGGGACCAACCGAGGAGATTTTCGGCGCGCCTCGTGAAGCCTATACCAAGACCTTGATGGCAGCGGCGATCGACGAAACCAAGTTCCGCCAATCGGCCTGA
- a CDS encoding ABC transporter permease — translation MTDVTASSPPAASNAVVGRSLFGDAWLRLKANRAAMFSLFYLGAMALVCIVGPFFSPHVYSTIYPDYVRMPPSLSPYPDAGSIEKSLDDVLKRMRVDKKEWKEEGGRVFVTVTSPKEIDERNTRYIDRSDTFDDAKVESKTADGKEAVFSAAVKQQYFLFGTDNVGRDLFTRTLVAGRISLAIGLLAGFVAVVIGVVYGATAGFMGGKTDEVMMRIVDVLYSLPFIFFVIMLVVFFGRNFVLMFLAVGAVLWLDMARIVRGQALSIRRQEYVQAAEALGVRSAGIVQRHVIPNLLGPVVIYMTLLVPQVILLESFLSFLGLGVQEPMTSWGVLISTGAANIGTANWLLLFPAFFLVSTLFALNFIGDGLRDALDPKDR, via the coding sequence ATGACTGATGTTACCGCAAGTTCCCCTCCAGCAGCATCCAACGCCGTTGTCGGACGTTCACTGTTTGGCGACGCCTGGTTGCGGCTCAAGGCCAACAGGGCCGCGATGTTCAGCCTGTTCTACCTCGGAGCCATGGCCCTGGTGTGTATCGTCGGGCCGTTCTTCTCGCCGCATGTCTATTCGACGATCTATCCCGATTACGTGCGTATGCCTCCGAGCCTCTCGCCCTATCCGGACGCCGGTTCGATCGAGAAATCTCTCGACGATGTCCTGAAGCGTATGCGGGTGGACAAGAAAGAATGGAAGGAGGAGGGCGGCCGGGTCTTTGTCACGGTTACCTCTCCAAAGGAGATTGATGAGCGCAACACGCGCTACATCGACCGCTCCGACACGTTCGACGACGCCAAGGTTGAGAGCAAGACCGCGGACGGCAAGGAGGCGGTGTTTTCCGCCGCCGTAAAGCAGCAATACTTCCTGTTCGGCACCGACAATGTTGGCCGCGATCTGTTTACTCGTACATTGGTGGCAGGGCGCATATCGCTCGCTATCGGCCTGCTTGCTGGTTTTGTGGCGGTCGTCATTGGTGTCGTCTACGGCGCCACCGCCGGCTTCATGGGCGGCAAGACCGACGAGGTAATGATGCGCATCGTCGATGTGCTCTATTCACTTCCCTTCATCTTCTTCGTCATCATGCTGGTCGTCTTCTTCGGACGAAACTTCGTGTTGATGTTCCTGGCGGTGGGGGCGGTGCTGTGGCTCGACATGGCGCGCATCGTGCGTGGACAGGCCTTGTCGATCCGCCGGCAGGAATATGTCCAGGCGGCGGAAGCGCTCGGTGTCAGGTCGGCTGGCATCGTGCAGCGCCACGTCATCCCCAACCTGCTGGGGCCGGTGGTCATCTACATGACCCTGCTGGTGCCGCAGGTGATCCTGCTCGAAAGCTTCCTGTCGTTTCTAGGCCTCGGCGTGCAGGAGCCGATGACCAGTTGGGGTGTGCTGATTTCCACCGGAGCGGCCAACATCGGTACTGCCAACTGGCTGCTGTTGTTCCCGGCCTTCTTCCTGGTCTCGACGCTGTTTGCGCTGAATTTCATCGGCGACGGCCTGCGTGACGCTCTCGATCCGAAGGACAGGTGA
- a CDS encoding ABC transporter permease: MFIYVIRRLLTAIPTLFVIVTMAFFLIRIAPGGPFNQERGLSPEIRANLERQFGLGDPLWLQYWNYLKNLLHGDFGPSYVMPNFTVAERFAAGLPISIQLGFSALLLAILVGGTLGIIAALNQNKGADYAVIATATAGSTIPTFVIAPLIQLVFGLAWKLLPIGGWGDGALINKIGPVLTLALPQMAIVARLMRGSMIESLRSHHIRTARAMGLSNWSVVVKHALRGAILPIVSYAGPAAAALMTGSIIVETIFAIPGVGREFVQAALNRDYTVVMGTVVLIAVFTILFNLIVDVLYAFVDPRVRYD; the protein is encoded by the coding sequence ATGTTCATATATGTCATTCGACGGCTGCTGACGGCGATACCGACGCTCTTTGTCATCGTAACGATGGCCTTCTTCCTGATCCGCATCGCACCGGGAGGGCCATTCAACCAGGAGCGCGGGCTCAGTCCGGAAATCCGCGCCAATCTGGAGCGGCAGTTTGGCCTCGGCGATCCGCTATGGCTCCAATACTGGAACTACCTCAAGAACCTTTTGCACGGTGATTTCGGGCCAAGCTATGTAATGCCCAATTTCACAGTGGCCGAACGCTTTGCCGCTGGCCTCCCGATTTCGATCCAGCTCGGCTTTTCCGCCCTGCTTCTCGCCATTCTGGTCGGGGGAACGCTTGGCATCATCGCCGCGCTCAACCAGAACAAGGGAGCTGACTATGCGGTCATCGCCACGGCGACCGCCGGCAGCACCATCCCAACGTTCGTTATCGCGCCGCTGATCCAGCTCGTCTTCGGCCTGGCCTGGAAGCTGCTGCCGATCGGCGGCTGGGGTGACGGTGCATTGATCAACAAGATCGGCCCGGTTCTAACGCTCGCTTTGCCACAGATGGCCATCGTGGCGCGCCTGATGCGCGGCTCGATGATCGAATCGCTGCGCTCGCACCATATCCGCACGGCCCGCGCCATGGGCCTGTCCAACTGGTCGGTGGTGGTTAAACATGCGCTGCGCGGCGCCATTTTGCCGATCGTCTCCTATGCCGGACCGGCCGCCGCCGCCCTGATGACCGGCTCGATCATCGTCGAGACCATTTTCGCCATACCCGGCGTAGGCCGCGAGTTCGTCCAGGCGGCGCTCAACCGGGACTACACGGTGGTCATGGGCACGGTGGTGCTGATCGCGGTGTTTACTATCCTGTTCAACCTGATCGTCGACGTGCTCTACGCCTTTGTCGACCCGAGGGTGCGTTATGACTGA
- a CDS encoding peptide ABC transporter substrate-binding protein: protein MLKNMLKATVFATTLALSAGALSVPAFAEVVYNRGAAADPESLDPHKTSTTYEANLMRDLFQGLVMQDAKAELIPGAAESWTVSDDGKTYTFKMRAGATWSDGSPVTAEDFVYSWHRLQDPATAAEYASMLYPVVGAEEFNTGKGKAEGMGIKAVDANTLEVTLKNPTPYFLEMLSHQATYPVNKANVEKFGADWLKPGNMVSNGAYTLSEFVPNDHITLVKNPKFYDAANVKIDKVNYIPNEDRSAAMKRYEAGELDSYEDIPTEQLADLKAKFGNEIHVAPYLGTYYYAVKTDKAPWDNVKLRNAISEAIDRDFLAEKVWGNSMSPGYSMVPPGIEGYKSSMAAFAEKSQIDREDEARKVLEELGYTPEKPLKMEIRYNTSENHKNTAVVIQEQLKPLGVEVTLVNTDTKTHYGHLEQKGDYDVARAGWIADYKDPETFLGISRKASGNNHSLFNNADYEKLMDEAAAAGGDPAKRMELLSQAEKVLVDNVGNIPLLYYNFKYVVSPKLAGYEDNVMDVHPTRFISKQ from the coding sequence ATGCTGAAGAACATGCTGAAAGCGACAGTGTTCGCTACGACGCTTGCGCTGTCTGCTGGAGCGTTGTCCGTTCCGGCCTTTGCGGAGGTCGTCTACAACCGTGGTGCGGCCGCTGATCCGGAATCGCTTGATCCGCACAAGACCTCAACCACCTATGAAGCGAACCTGATGCGTGACCTGTTCCAGGGTCTTGTCATGCAGGATGCCAAGGCGGAGCTCATCCCCGGTGCGGCCGAAAGCTGGACCGTGTCCGACGACGGCAAGACCTACACCTTCAAGATGCGTGCTGGCGCCACCTGGTCGGACGGCAGCCCCGTAACCGCCGAAGATTTCGTCTACTCCTGGCATCGTCTGCAGGATCCGGCCACAGCCGCCGAATATGCCTCCATGCTTTATCCGGTTGTCGGCGCCGAGGAATTCAACACCGGTAAAGGCAAAGCCGAAGGCATGGGCATCAAAGCGGTCGATGCCAACACACTTGAAGTCACGCTGAAGAACCCGACGCCTTATTTCCTCGAGATGCTGTCGCACCAGGCGACCTATCCCGTCAACAAAGCCAACGTCGAAAAGTTTGGCGCTGACTGGCTGAAACCCGGCAACATGGTATCCAACGGCGCCTACACACTTTCCGAGTTCGTGCCGAACGATCACATCACCCTGGTCAAGAACCCGAAGTTCTATGACGCTGCCAATGTGAAGATCGACAAGGTCAACTACATTCCGAACGAAGACCGTTCGGCGGCGATGAAGCGTTATGAAGCCGGCGAACTCGATAGCTACGAGGATATCCCGACCGAACAGCTAGCCGATCTGAAGGCCAAGTTCGGCAATGAGATCCATGTCGCGCCTTATCTCGGCACCTATTATTACGCGGTCAAGACCGACAAGGCGCCGTGGGACAACGTGAAGCTGCGTAACGCGATCTCCGAAGCGATCGACCGCGACTTCCTGGCGGAGAAGGTCTGGGGCAACTCTATGTCCCCGGGTTATTCGATGGTGCCGCCCGGCATCGAAGGCTACAAATCGTCGATGGCTGCCTTTGCCGAAAAGTCTCAGATCGACCGCGAGGACGAGGCCCGGAAGGTTCTTGAAGAACTCGGCTACACCCCGGAAAAGCCGCTGAAGATGGAAATCCGGTACAACACTTCGGAGAACCACAAGAACACCGCCGTCGTGATCCAAGAGCAGCTCAAGCCGCTCGGCGTCGAGGTGACGCTGGTCAATACCGACACCAAAACGCACTACGGGCACCTTGAGCAGAAGGGCGACTATGACGTGGCCCGTGCCGGGTGGATTGCCGATTACAAAGATCCCGAGACTTTCCTCGGCATCAGCCGCAAGGCGTCCGGCAACAACCACTCGCTCTTCAACAATGCGGACTACGAGAAGTTGATGGACGAGGCTGCGGCAGCAGGTGGCGATCCTGCCAAGCGCATGGAACTGCTCTCGCAGGCCGAAAAGGTGCTGGTCGACAACGTCGGCAACATCCCGCTGCTCTACTACAACTTCAAATACGTCGTGTCGCCGAAGTTGGCCGGCTACGAAGACAACGTTATGGACGTTCATCCGACGCGCTTCATCAGCAAGCAGTAA
- a CDS encoding alpha-glucosidase family protein codes for MTQQAGPGADWWRGCVIYQVYPRSFQDSTGDGSGDLAGIVRRLPHIASLGVDAVWLSPFFKSPMADMGYDVSDYCAVDPMFGTLADFDAMISEAHRLGLKIIIDQVLSHSSDKHPWFVESRASRDNPKADWYVWAQPKPDGTAPNNWLSIFGGPGWEWDSTRRQYYQHNFLASQPDLNFHNPAVQDALLETVRFWLDRGVDGFRLDTVNFYVHDKWLRDNPALPKSIAGENEEANPYEYQDHLFDKTRPENIAFLERFRALLDEYGNRSSVGEVGDGERSLQTVAAYTSGGDKLHMCYTFDLLGPKFSAAHVHKCIADFEAAVTDGWVCWAFSNHDVIRHVTRWTRPGGDPEAVAKFSIALLACLRGSICIYQGEELGLEEAEIAFEDLRDPYGIRFWPGYKGRDGCRTPMVWEAQAEQGGFSDGKPWLPISAAHRALAVDRQQRDAESVLCRYRAVLEARRMLPALIHGSIMLLETEGDVLAFVREEGAERLLCVFNFSEKAASLPVPARFGGLSPLPFPGALGELEKDRITLSPLDYFIGRFV; via the coding sequence ATGACGCAGCAAGCTGGACCTGGTGCCGACTGGTGGCGCGGGTGCGTCATCTATCAGGTCTATCCGCGCTCGTTCCAGGACAGCACCGGCGACGGCAGCGGCGATCTTGCCGGCATTGTCAGGCGGCTGCCGCATATTGCGTCGCTGGGTGTGGACGCGGTGTGGCTGTCGCCCTTCTTCAAGTCGCCGATGGCCGACATGGGCTACGACGTGTCGGACTACTGCGCCGTCGATCCGATGTTCGGCACCCTTGCCGACTTCGACGCGATGATATCGGAGGCACACCGGCTCGGACTGAAGATCATCATCGACCAGGTGCTGTCGCACTCTTCCGACAAGCATCCCTGGTTTGTCGAAAGCCGGGCCAGCCGCGACAATCCCAAGGCCGACTGGTATGTCTGGGCGCAGCCCAAGCCTGACGGCACCGCGCCGAACAACTGGCTGTCGATCTTCGGCGGTCCGGGCTGGGAGTGGGATTCGACGCGCAGGCAATATTACCAGCACAATTTCCTCGCCTCGCAGCCGGATCTCAACTTCCACAATCCGGCGGTGCAGGACGCGCTCCTGGAAACTGTGCGCTTCTGGCTCGATCGCGGCGTCGATGGCTTCCGCCTCGACACGGTGAACTTCTACGTTCACGACAAGTGGCTGCGCGACAACCCGGCCTTGCCGAAGAGCATTGCCGGCGAGAACGAGGAAGCCAATCCTTACGAGTACCAGGATCATCTGTTCGACAAGACGCGGCCGGAAAACATCGCCTTTCTCGAGCGGTTTCGTGCGCTGCTCGACGAATATGGCAATCGCAGTTCGGTGGGCGAGGTCGGCGATGGCGAGCGCTCGCTGCAGACGGTGGCGGCCTACACGTCGGGCGGCGACAAGCTGCATATGTGCTACACGTTCGACCTGCTTGGCCCGAAATTCTCCGCCGCTCACGTCCACAAATGCATCGCCGATTTCGAGGCGGCAGTGACGGACGGGTGGGTCTGCTGGGCATTCTCCAACCACGACGTGATCCGCCATGTGACACGCTGGACGAGGCCCGGCGGCGACCCGGAAGCGGTGGCCAAGTTCTCCATTGCCTTGCTTGCCTGTCTGCGCGGTTCGATCTGCATCTACCAGGGCGAGGAGCTTGGCCTGGAGGAGGCCGAAATCGCCTTCGAAGACCTCCGCGACCCCTACGGCATCCGCTTCTGGCCGGGCTACAAGGGCCGCGACGGCTGCCGCACGCCGATGGTGTGGGAGGCCCAGGCCGAGCAGGGTGGTTTCTCCGACGGCAAGCCCTGGCTGCCGATTTCAGCCGCCCATCGCGCGCTCGCGGTCGACCGCCAGCAGCGCGACGCGGAATCAGTTCTGTGTCGTTACAGGGCGGTTCTTGAGGCCCGCAGGATGCTTCCGGCACTTATCCACGGCTCGATCATGCTGCTCGAAACCGAGGGCGATGTGCTTGCTTTCGTGCGTGAGGAGGGGGCCGAACGGCTGCTCTGCGTCTTCAACTTTTCCGAGAAAGCCGCCTCATTGCCAGTTCCGGCAAGGTTTGGTGGCTTGAGCCCGCTGCCGTTTCCGGGAGCTTTGGGCGAACTCGAAAAAGACCGTATCACCTTGTCTCCGCTCGATTACTTTATCGGGCGCTTTGTTTGA
- the glgX gene encoding glycogen debranching protein GlgX: protein MTQDRSTPPLGATVTDDGIRFAVWSGAAERIWVSVFDADGKAETARLEMPRRKDGVFALEVTGLSEGTRYGFRADGSYAPDDGLWFDPDKLLVDPYARRLDRPYRYDGRLASPRGQGGDSAGLMPKAVAETLPIVPHAAPAFRPGGLIYEVPVRAFTMRHPDVPKRLRGTIRALAEPAIIAHLLKMGVSAVELMPVTATMDERHLPRLGLTNAWGYNPVTFMALDPRLAPGGMADLSETTAALHAAGIGVILDLVFNHTAESDEFGPTLSLRGLDNGAYYRPAVDDPGRYANDTGTGNTLACDHPVARELVLDSLRHFIVHAGIDGFRFDLAPVLGRVDGEFRTDAPLLRAMRQDPVIGDRVLIAEPWDIGHNGYRLGGFPQEFLEWNDRYRDDVRRFWRGDRGIVGALATRLAGSSDSFGGGAQTRTVNFIAAHDGMTVADLVRYERKHNEANGEHNHDGHNENFSWNNGVEGESGDPEIVAERNRDIRALLATLFASRGAIMLTAGDEFGRSQRGNNNAYAQDNELTWLDWAERDVALEDFVAELGRLRRQVPALAQVDFLRGSAFDGAQVADVEWLTEAGRAMGDANWHEPDRHRLTLVLGNGAAEGGRLAVMINGARRDLNFALPARPAFEWRQAMNGSHRAAGRFAVPARSVSFAIERPAADSQGDQP from the coding sequence ATGACCCAGGATCGCAGCACACCACCTCTTGGCGCGACTGTAACCGATGACGGCATCCGTTTTGCCGTCTGGTCCGGTGCTGCCGAACGTATCTGGGTGTCGGTTTTCGATGCCGACGGCAAGGCGGAGACCGCACGGCTGGAAATGCCGCGCCGTAAAGACGGCGTCTTTGCGTTGGAAGTCACCGGACTGTCCGAAGGAACGCGCTACGGCTTTCGTGCCGATGGGTCATATGCGCCCGACGATGGCTTGTGGTTCGATCCCGACAAGCTGCTGGTCGATCCATACGCGCGAAGGCTTGACCGGCCCTACCGCTATGATGGCCGGCTTGCGTCGCCAAGGGGGCAGGGCGGCGACAGCGCCGGGCTGATGCCCAAGGCGGTGGCCGAGACGCTGCCAATCGTGCCGCACGCAGCACCGGCGTTCAGGCCGGGCGGCCTGATCTACGAAGTGCCGGTGCGCGCCTTCACCATGCGGCATCCCGATGTACCCAAGCGCCTGCGCGGCACGATCCGGGCACTCGCCGAGCCCGCAATCATCGCACATCTGCTGAAGATGGGCGTGTCGGCGGTCGAGTTGATGCCGGTAACGGCGACGATGGACGAGCGCCACTTGCCGCGCCTCGGCCTCACCAATGCCTGGGGCTACAATCCCGTGACCTTCATGGCGCTCGACCCGCGCCTGGCGCCTGGCGGCATGGCCGACCTCAGCGAGACGACGGCGGCGCTGCATGCCGCCGGCATCGGCGTCATCCTCGATCTGGTCTTCAACCACACCGCCGAAAGCGATGAATTCGGACCGACACTTTCGCTGCGCGGTCTCGACAATGGCGCCTATTATCGCCCGGCGGTCGACGATCCCGGCCGCTATGCAAATGACACGGGAACCGGCAATACGCTTGCCTGCGATCACCCGGTTGCGCGGGAACTGGTCCTCGACAGCTTGCGGCATTTCATCGTCCATGCCGGCATCGACGGGTTCCGCTTCGATCTCGCGCCGGTGCTTGGGCGGGTCGATGGCGAATTCCGTACTGACGCGCCCTTGTTGCGGGCGATGCGGCAGGACCCTGTCATCGGCGACCGTGTCTTGATCGCCGAACCCTGGGATATCGGCCACAACGGCTATCGGCTCGGTGGCTTTCCCCAGGAGTTTCTCGAATGGAACGACCGTTACCGCGACGATGTCAGGCGTTTCTGGCGCGGCGATCGCGGTATAGTGGGCGCGCTGGCGACACGGCTAGCGGGATCGTCCGACAGCTTTGGCGGCGGCGCGCAAACGCGGACCGTGAACTTCATCGCTGCCCATGACGGCATGACGGTCGCCGATCTCGTGCGCTACGAGCGCAAGCACAACGAGGCCAATGGCGAACACAATCACGACGGCCACAACGAAAACTTCTCGTGGAACAACGGCGTCGAGGGCGAGAGCGGCGATCCTGAGATCGTTGCCGAGCGCAATCGCGACATCCGCGCCTTGCTGGCGACGCTGTTTGCCTCGCGCGGCGCCATCATGCTGACGGCGGGCGACGAGTTTGGGCGGAGCCAGCGCGGCAACAACAACGCCTACGCCCAGGACAACGAGCTGACCTGGCTCGACTGGGCCGAGCGTGACGTTGCCTTGGAAGACTTTGTTGCTGAACTTGGCAGGTTGAGGCGACAGGTGCCTGCGCTGGCGCAAGTGGATTTTCTGAGAGGTTCGGCTTTTGATGGCGCGCAGGTTGCAGACGTCGAATGGCTGACCGAGGCCGGCCGAGCCATGGGCGATGCCAACTGGCATGAACCCGACCGCCACCGCCTGACCCTGGTGCTGGGCAATGGCGCCGCAGAGGGTGGGCGGCTTGCCGTGATGATCAATGGCGCGCGGCGCGATCTGAATTTTGCCCTGCCGGCGCGCCCGGCTTTCGAATGGCGACAGGCGATGAACGGCTCGCATCGGGCGGCTGGCCGCTTTGCCGTGCCGGCGCGCAGCGTTTCATTTGCGATTGAACGGCCCGCGGCCGACAGCCAAGGAGATCAGCCATGA